One Rosa chinensis cultivar Old Blush chromosome 5, RchiOBHm-V2, whole genome shotgun sequence genomic region harbors:
- the LOC112164249 gene encoding uncharacterized protein LOC112164249 produces MDTAELALMAVPLYFTLQSKDSARTGVWWGLTNDDHCPLASCPTVPGVVAKGSLDGLSEILKRNRIEGISDRAAGSTSHPPFLDDKTNYAAWKAKMKAFLWAKDVAVWAVIESGWEYPTKTEKVDTKEIGEGSSTVEAKVKKPMSEWTIDENTKSTNNQKALNSIFTAVSSDKFQLISHCYSAKQAWDILQVTHEGTTTVRESKLQQLIQQFENMKMGDDDKFADFYARLSVVVNGCFNLGDLIPQHRIVKKILRSLPMKYHSKKIAIQESKDLNTYNLQELIGNLTTYEMELPDEMKSKSIALKVKKDIEDESTDEEDADEDEIDLVTRKFRKFLKDRKSKRSESRKAKGSRNKVLNVTWSDRDSDVDSTLDDDCSVVALVGLTTTVEGAEGDEPDLEEVLQQYIALSDASEILKQKNQELTALVESLKKDINRIEAGFQSQLEVGNEVRMSLVNDFQSLQQKFQERCDQVEVLKNEKACLICELE; encoded by the exons ATGGATACCGCTGAACTTGCTCTTATGGCAGTTCCACTATACTTCACTCTTCAATCCAAGGATTCAGCTCGGACCGGTGTCTGGTGGGGTTTGACCAATGATGATCACTGTCCTTTGGCAAGTTGTCCTACAGTACCAGGGGTTGTGGCTAAAGG GTCACTAGACGGACTTAGTGAGATCCTCAAAAGAAACAGAATAGAAGGTATAAGTGATCGTGCAGCTGGGTCAACAAGTCACCCTCCGTTCCTTGATGACAAAACCAACTATGCAGCATGGAAGGCTAAGATGAAAGCTTTTTTGTGGGCAAAGGATGTAGCTGTATGGGCTGTTATTGAAAGTGGTTGGGAGTATCCAACTAAGACTGAAAAAGTTGACACAAAAGAGATTGGAGAGGGCAGTTCTACTGTTGAAGCCAAAGTTAAGAAGCCGATGAGTGAATGGACTATAGATGAGAATACCAAGAGTACAAATAATCAGAAAGCATTAAACTCTATCTTCACAGCGGTATCCTCTGATAAATTTCAGCTTATTTCTCATTGTTACTCTGCAAAGCAAGCATGGGATATTCTCCAAGTTACTCATGAAGGCACTACAACTGTTCGAGAATCCAAGCTTCAGCAACTTATCCAGCAATTTGAAAATATGAAGATGGGTGATGATGACAAGTTTGCTGATTTCTATGCTAGGCTCAgtgttgttgtgaatggttgTTTCAACTTAGGAGATCTCATACCTCAGCACAGAATAGTCAAGAAAATACTCAGGTCTCTTCCTATGAAATATCATTCCAAGAAGATAGCCATTCAAGAGTCGAAGGACCTGAATACCTATAATCTGCAAGAATTGATTGGAAACTTAACCACATATGAGATGGAACTCCCTGATGAAATGAAGAGCAAAAGCATAGCTCTTAAAGTGAAGAAAGACATTGAAGATGAGTCAACAGATGAAGAGGATGCTGATGAAGATGAAATTGATCTTGTCAcaagaaaattcagaaaatttctcaaggataggaaatccaaaagaagTGAATCAAG GAAAGCTAAGGGTAGTCGAAACAAGGTTTTGAATGTGACCTGGAGTGACAGAGATTCTGATGTTGATTCAACATTAGATGATGATTGCAGTGTAGTGGCTTTGGTTGGCTTGACGACAACTGTTGAAGGAGCTGAAGGTGATGAACCAgatcttgaggaagtcttgcaGCAATACATTGCATTGTCAGATGCTTCTGAGATTTTGAAACAAAAGAATCAAGAATTGACTGCTTTGGTGGAGAGTTTAAAGAAAGATATCAATAGGATTGAAGCTGGTTTTCAATCCCAGTTAGAAGTAGGTAATGAAGTGAGAATGTCCCTGGTGAATGACTTTCAATCTCTTCAGCAAAAATTTCAAGAAAGGTGTGATCAGGTGGAAGTTTTGAAAAATGAGAAGGCATGCTTAATATGTGAGCTAGAGTAG
- the LOC112165936 gene encoding DNA-directed RNA polymerases I and III subunit rpac1, whose product MSSSNENTTSSSGSEQSDSRNDTLDFIEKLSDVPMGKLPPHIDFQRTRVDCKADAPIHTDTFQYSGAYASMGVDNSLLDSFSSNFRVEVIRLEKDEMEFDMIGIDPAIANAFRRILIAEVPTMAIERVLIANNTSVIQDEVLSHRLGLIPIKADPRLFEFTENNAANEKNTIVFGLKVRCEKQGKRKGPKREGQEQDGQTRITVKSKDLVWLPNGSNFALESEGSSSNSSSKPKTYTSFTCSQDSLPEFSSNPVGPTDGDITIARLGPGQEIELEALAVKGIGKTHAKWSPVAPAWYRMLPEVIILKDIEDELAEKLVATCPVKVFDIEDIGNGKKRATVARPRKCTLCRECIREGKGWEDSLSLRRVKDHFIFTIESTGVLPPEVLFTEAVKILQDKCERAITDLC is encoded by the exons ATGTCGTCCAGTAACGAAAATACGACCTCAAGCTCTGGGTCTGAGCAATCAGATTCTAGAAACGACACACTGGATTTCATAGAGAAGCTCTCAGATGTGCCAATGGGGAAGCTACCTCCACACATCGATTTCCAGAGGACACGTGTCGATTGCAAGGCTGATGCTCCCATTCAC ACTGATACGTTTCAATACTCTGGTGCTTATGCATCGATGGGAGTGGATAATAGCTTGTTGGATAGCTTCTCGAGCAACTTTAGAGTTGAGGTGATTCGTCTCGAAAAGGATGAAATGGAGTTTGATATGATTGGTATTGATCCGGCTATTGCCAATGCGTTCAGGAGGATCCTCATAGCTGAG GTTCCCACGATGGCTATTGAAAGAGTTCTTATTGCAAATAATACATCAGTAATCCAAGATGAAGTCCTTTCCCACAGATTGGGTCTTATTCCAATCAAGGCTGATCCAAGATTGTTTGAATTTACAG AAAATAATGCGGCAAATGAAAAGAACACCATTGTTTTTGGGCTCAAAGTGAGGTGTGAAAAACAAGGTAAACGAAAGGGACCAAAACGGGAGGGGCAAGAACAAGATGGACAAACACGTATCACAG TCAAGTCAAAAGATTTGGTTTGGTTGCCAAATGGGAGTAACTTTGCCTTGGAATCAGAAGGTTCAAGTTCAAATTCATcctcaaaaccaaaaacctacaCATCATTTACTTGCAGCCAGGATTCCCTGCCAGAATTTTCATCCAATCCAGTTGGTCCGACAGATGGAGATATTACAATTGCTAGACTAGGCCCTGGCCAG GAAATTGAACTGGAAGCACTTGCTGTTAAGGGCATTGGCAAAACACATGCAAAATGGTCCCCAGTTGCCCCTGCTTGGTATAGGATGCTTCCGGAG gtTATCATTCTGaaagatattgaagatgagCTGGCTGAGAAACTTGTGGCAACATGCCCAGTCAAGGTGTTTGATATTGAAGACATTGGCAATG GTAAAAAAAGGGCTACTGTAGCTAGACCACGAAAATGCACACTGTGTAGGGAGTGCATCAGAGAAGGGAAGGGATGGGAGGATTCTTTGTCATTACGACGTGTCAAGGATCATTTCATTT TTACTATTGAATCAACTGGGGTATTACCACCTGAAGTGCTATTTACTGAGGCTGTGAAGATACTGCAAGACAAGTGTGAACGTGCTATTACTGATCTTTGTTGA
- the LOC112164250 gene encoding albumin-2, translating into MSEVCRYEIYVPGGIWVAQTLGDDHNAKDQDEVCFVAGIAPQYIRSAQRFKLTSGGATTRWCRFLSAMGIYPSRAKPLHAEHGIDCAFGSHDGDEAFLFSGNLCAPINYSPGTLKGLITKPLMTITAMFPFLKKREFKSSIDAAFESTRKYEAYLFKDDRYALINYGSELLIIPASSTSSSWLTASPV; encoded by the exons ATGAGCGAAGTATGTCGTTACGAGATATACGTTCCAGGTGGCATTTGGGTTGCTCAGACTCTTGGTGATGATCATAATGCCAAAGACCAAGACGAGGTGTGCTTTGTTGCTGGCATTGCCCCTCAATACATTCGGTCTGCTCAACGCTTCAAGCTCACTTCTGGAGGGGCG ACCACAAGGTGGTGCCGCTTCTTATCAGCAATGGGTATCTATCCCTCGCGGGCAAAGCCTTTGCATGCAGAGCATGGAATAGACTGTGCTTTTGGGTCTCATGATGGAGATGAAGCCTTCCTCTTCTCTGGGAATCTCTGCGCACCGATTAATTACTCACCAGGCACCCTAAAGGGCTTAATCACCAAACCCCTGATGACCATCACTGCCATGTTCCCCTTCTTGAAAAAGAGGGAGTTTAAGAGCAGCATAGACGCCGCGTTTGAGTCAACGAGAAAATATGAAGCGTATCTCTTCAAAGACGACCGGTATGCTCTTATAAACTACGGTTCTGAACTTCTGATAATCCCCGCCTCATC